The following coding sequences lie in one Alloacidobacterium dinghuense genomic window:
- a CDS encoding ABC transporter ATP-binding protein: protein MQPIITAENLSKVYRTGKIDVPALRNVSFTIESGEFVSIVGPSGSGKSTLFYILGGLTRPTSGHVSIDGSDFSSLTDSERTRMRKTKIGFVFQRFNLLPTLTAIQNVEIAYEISGRKEPLDRAYLEHLTQLLGISGRLQHRPSELSGGEQQRVALARALVTHPAIVLADEPTGNLDSKNSDAVLDMLLRSNRELKQTVLMITHNPEAAAIADRILHMRDGEITSIEAGRGQLAAR from the coding sequence GTGCAGCCCATCATCACCGCAGAAAACCTGTCGAAGGTTTATCGCACTGGAAAAATTGATGTTCCAGCCCTTCGCAACGTTTCGTTCACGATCGAGTCCGGGGAATTTGTCAGCATTGTCGGACCCTCGGGAAGCGGGAAGTCGACGCTCTTCTATATTCTTGGCGGATTGACACGACCCACTTCGGGGCACGTCAGCATTGATGGATCCGATTTCAGCTCTCTGACCGACTCTGAGCGTACGCGGATGCGAAAGACAAAGATCGGATTTGTTTTTCAGCGTTTTAATCTTCTGCCCACGCTTACGGCCATCCAGAATGTCGAGATTGCCTACGAGATCTCCGGACGCAAAGAGCCGCTCGATCGTGCATATCTGGAACATCTGACGCAGCTGCTTGGAATCAGCGGACGGCTGCAGCATCGTCCTTCCGAACTATCCGGCGGCGAGCAGCAACGCGTGGCCCTTGCGCGCGCACTCGTCACCCATCCCGCGATTGTGCTGGCCGATGAGCCGACCGGCAATCTCGACAGCAAGAATTCTGACGCCGTTCTTGATATGCTTCTGCGTTCGAATCGGGAACTAAAGCAGACAGTATTGATGATCACGCACAATCCGGAGGCTGCGGCGATTGCAGACCGGATCCTGCATATGCGCGATGGTGAGATCACCAGCATTGAAGCCGGCAGAGGCCAACTGGCCGCGCGATAG
- a CDS encoding response regulator, translating into MRPRKVILCVDDNEQALSVRKFLLETRGYRVITALSSEEALDIFRSGGIDLVLSDLLMPQMDGNELVRRMKEITPEVPMILVSGTVKAFDRANRADAFLPKGACTPLEMLERIRIMIARKRGPKKVMRPYHEVPEHEPAAALA; encoded by the coding sequence ATGAGGCCCAGAAAAGTAATTCTCTGCGTTGACGACAATGAACAGGCCCTCTCCGTTCGTAAATTTCTCCTGGAAACCCGTGGATACCGCGTGATTACTGCGCTTTCGTCAGAAGAAGCTCTCGATATCTTCCGCAGCGGCGGAATCGACCTTGTGTTGAGCGATCTGCTCATGCCGCAGATGGATGGAAACGAACTGGTTCGCCGCATGAAGGAGATCACGCCCGAAGTGCCGATGATTCTCGTCAGCGGAACGGTGAAAGCCTTTGATCGCGCGAACCGCGCCGATGCGTTTCTGCCCAAAGGTGCCTGCACGCCCCTTGAGATGCTCGAACGCATTCGCATCATGATTGCCCGCAAGCGTGGACCGAAGAAGGTGATGCGCCCCTATCATGAGGTACCAGAACACGAGCCGGCGGCCGCGCTCGCATAA
- a CDS encoding PhzF family phenazine biosynthesis protein, whose product MRAFDYHLCDVFTDTPFHGNQLAVFENAGDLTQEEMQKIAKETNLSETTFIVRRSPEMEKLRGVRVRIFTTQEELPFAGHPTLGTSTFIRQHLPEYADCESIELELNVGPVSVRFSPPLNGAVHGEMTQPDPIFGQLHDHIEVARAIGVKADDLAMEMPVQTVSTGLPYCIVPFRAVDALSQLRIPAAAAEEYLSDKDAKFFYCIAPELKGIWRARMQFYNGEDPATGSAAGCAISYLVHHGFAASDEQLHIRQGIEMGRPSMIDVRAKFDGVSVREVRVGGSTVFVAKGRFFLE is encoded by the coding sequence ATGCGTGCTTTCGATTACCATCTCTGCGATGTTTTCACCGATACCCCGTTTCACGGGAACCAGCTTGCCGTCTTCGAGAATGCCGGCGACCTGACGCAGGAGGAAATGCAGAAGATTGCGAAGGAGACCAACCTCTCCGAGACGACCTTCATCGTTCGCCGCTCTCCTGAAATGGAGAAGCTGCGCGGCGTGCGCGTTCGCATCTTTACGACGCAGGAAGAATTGCCCTTTGCAGGGCACCCGACGCTTGGTACCAGCACGTTTATTCGGCAGCATCTTCCCGAATACGCTGATTGCGAATCAATCGAGCTTGAGTTGAATGTCGGCCCGGTGAGTGTACGATTTTCGCCGCCCTTGAATGGAGCAGTACATGGCGAGATGACCCAGCCCGATCCTATCTTCGGACAGTTGCATGATCACATCGAAGTCGCGCGCGCCATTGGGGTGAAGGCTGATGACCTGGCGATGGAGATGCCGGTGCAGACGGTCTCAACGGGACTGCCTTACTGCATCGTGCCGTTTCGCGCTGTCGACGCACTCTCTCAATTGCGCATTCCGGCAGCTGCGGCGGAAGAGTACCTGAGCGACAAGGATGCGAAATTCTTTTACTGCATTGCGCCCGAGCTGAAAGGCATTTGGCGCGCGCGGATGCAGTTCTATAACGGCGAAGATCCAGCCACTGGATCTGCCGCGGGCTGCGCAATTTCCTATCTTGTGCATCACGGCTTTGCGGCATCGGATGAACAGTTGCACATTCGCCAGGGCATTGAAATGGGCCGACCGAGCATGATCGACGTGCGCGCGAAATTCGATGGAGTTTCAGTTCGGGAAGTGCGGGTTGGAGGCAGCACTGTTTTCGTAGCAAAAGGACGCTTTTTCCTTGAATGA
- a CDS encoding peroxiredoxin, with translation MSLRINDVAPDFMAETTHGTLHFHEWIGDNWAVLFSHPKDFTPVCTTELGAVAGLEAQFAQRGAKVIGLSVDKVSDHTNWLKDIHDVTGNAVNYPIIGDPELKVAKLYDMLAAEAGDSCEGRTPANNAPVRTVFVIGPDKRIKLTLAYPMTTGRNFDEIIRVIDSIQLTAKHKVATPANWQQGGDVIITGAVSNEEADKIFPGYKTVKPYLRTVAQPAE, from the coding sequence ATGTCACTGCGGATCAACGATGTTGCACCAGACTTTATGGCAGAAACAACGCACGGCACGCTCCACTTTCATGAGTGGATCGGCGATAACTGGGCAGTGCTCTTCTCCCATCCAAAGGATTTCACGCCTGTCTGCACAACTGAGCTGGGAGCGGTCGCCGGTCTGGAGGCCCAGTTCGCGCAACGCGGAGCCAAGGTCATTGGACTAAGCGTGGATAAAGTGAGTGATCACACCAACTGGCTCAAGGACATTCATGACGTGACCGGAAACGCCGTCAATTACCCCATCATCGGAGACCCGGAACTGAAAGTTGCCAAGCTCTATGACATGCTGGCGGCGGAGGCGGGCGATAGCTGTGAAGGACGCACGCCGGCCAACAATGCTCCAGTGCGTACAGTGTTCGTCATCGGCCCGGATAAGCGCATCAAGCTAACGCTCGCCTATCCCATGACGACTGGCCGCAACTTCGACGAGATTATCCGTGTGATTGATTCCATCCAGCTCACGGCCAAGCACAAAGTGGCGACACCGGCGAACTGGCAACAGGGCGGGGACGTCATCATTACTGGCGCCGTCTCGAATGAAGAAGCCGATAAGATTTTCCCGGGCTACAAAACAGTTAAGCCGTACCTGCGCACCGTCGCGCAGCCGGCAGAGTAG
- a CDS encoding winged helix-turn-helix domain-containing protein translates to MGLSWGHSARVSIVVDSANYSFGPFRLVPSEHLLLREEKPIPLAPKAYELLFALVKRHGRLVSREELMHEIWPDSFVEEINLTVNISLLRKTLGEQIDGRQYIATVPKRGYRFDATVCESVQAAEEAAEAIGLPSGKTPDSTTSTQQPDGDQHATIPKSSKSTTWRYVASLVLAAGVVVAGFLLWKHWAASRTEPIKVEAHHAGQPENAQAFDLYTRARALWNKRSIESVQQSLDLFRQAINADPSYAEAYAGLADAYITAGSYGSSFLAPQIAIPKAEEAVHKALVLDDSSSDAHTSLAYIKLTYDWDWPGAEAEFKRALALDPKNVNARHWYSHELMAEGRILESHEQSEQALYIEPMDRILNEHMAWHHLMAREYDRSIPQARKAIEIDPDFVQAHRVLGLDYLYTGRYTEACSEFKKGVDLSHGDPVSQAYLARCYAMSHRSADARQILDSLIKDTQERYISSAEIAAVFAALGDDTNCVTWLQKAVQEKSSAMIYLNIDPVFDRMRANPSFQAIVKQIGLTPEIDEKKKI, encoded by the coding sequence TTGGGGCTTTCTTGGGGCCATTCTGCGCGGGTTTCGATCGTCGTGGATAGCGCAAACTACAGCTTCGGACCATTCCGACTAGTTCCGTCGGAGCATCTTCTGCTGCGGGAAGAGAAGCCCATCCCTTTGGCGCCCAAGGCCTATGAGCTGCTTTTCGCGCTGGTAAAACGCCATGGGCGTCTGGTAAGCCGCGAAGAGCTGATGCATGAAATCTGGCCCGATAGCTTCGTTGAAGAAATCAATCTGACGGTAAATATCTCGCTGCTACGAAAGACCCTCGGCGAGCAGATCGATGGACGGCAATATATTGCGACTGTTCCAAAGCGCGGATACCGCTTTGACGCCACCGTCTGTGAATCGGTGCAAGCGGCTGAAGAGGCAGCTGAAGCGATTGGCCTACCGTCTGGAAAGACACCCGACTCAACCACGAGCACGCAGCAGCCAGACGGGGATCAGCACGCCACGATTCCCAAAAGCAGCAAGTCGACGACATGGCGGTACGTTGCCAGTCTCGTGCTGGCAGCTGGAGTCGTCGTGGCAGGATTCCTTCTATGGAAGCATTGGGCAGCCTCCCGGACTGAACCCATAAAGGTCGAGGCGCACCACGCAGGCCAGCCCGAGAATGCCCAGGCCTTCGATCTGTATACCCGCGCCCGAGCCTTGTGGAACAAGCGAAGCATCGAGTCGGTGCAGCAGAGTCTGGATCTCTTCCGACAAGCGATCAATGCTGACCCGAGCTACGCCGAAGCCTATGCCGGTCTCGCCGACGCCTACATCACAGCAGGGTCTTACGGAAGTAGCTTCCTGGCCCCGCAGATCGCGATACCCAAGGCTGAAGAAGCGGTGCACAAGGCGCTTGTGCTCGACGACAGTTCGTCGGACGCGCATACTTCTCTGGCCTACATCAAACTCACCTATGACTGGGATTGGCCTGGCGCGGAAGCCGAATTCAAGCGCGCTCTCGCACTCGATCCGAAAAACGTGAACGCCCGCCATTGGTATTCGCATGAGCTGATGGCTGAGGGTCGCATCCTGGAATCGCACGAGCAAAGTGAACAGGCGCTCTACATCGAGCCAATGGACCGAATCCTCAACGAGCACATGGCGTGGCATCACCTGATGGCCCGCGAATACGACCGCTCGATCCCTCAGGCACGGAAGGCAATCGAGATCGATCCAGATTTCGTGCAGGCTCACCGCGTCCTGGGCCTCGATTACCTCTACACCGGGCGATACACCGAGGCGTGCAGCGAGTTCAAGAAGGGTGTCGATCTGTCCCATGGCGATCCCGTGTCCCAGGCATATTTGGCCCGTTGTTACGCCATGTCGCATCGCAGCGCGGATGCGCGCCAGATCCTCGATTCGCTGATCAAAGACACGCAGGAGCGGTACATCTCTTCAGCCGAGATTGCGGCCGTGTTTGCGGCCCTCGGTGACGATACGAATTGCGTGACGTGGTTGCAGAAAGCGGTACAGGAAAAATCGAGCGCGATGATTTACTTGAATATTGATCCGGTCTTTGATCGCATGCGGGCAAATCCCAGCTTTCAAGCGATTGTGAAACAGATAGGCCTCACGCCGGAAATCGACGAAAAGAAGAAGATATAA